In Xyrauchen texanus isolate HMW12.3.18 chromosome 23, RBS_HiC_50CHRs, whole genome shotgun sequence, a genomic segment contains:
- the LOC127663250 gene encoding protocadherin gamma-A6-like, translating into MDNDPKQTSKVVGKWLKTIKSSVKAHDPDENQNARISYILEESDLGGSPVGTYVSVNAESGVVYAVRPFDYEQIKNIQITINAQDGGSPSLCSNVTVNIYIQDQNDNAPQVLYPVQSGASVVAEIVPRSADVGYLVTKVVAVDVDSGQNAWLSYKLQKATDRALFEVGLQNGEIRTVRQVTDKDAVKQRLTVVVEDNGQPSRSATVNVNVAVADSFPEVLSEFTDFTHDKEYNDNLTFYLVLALAAVSFLFITCLVVIISVKIYRWRQSRLFFSSNLPVIPYYPPRYADTVGTGTLQQAYNYEVHSTTDSRRSDYKFVGPCNQNVLIMDPNSTLTIQRVQSEKNILDEPDSPVQVRL; encoded by the exons atggataatgacccAAAGcaaacctccaaagttgtgggaaAATGGCTTAAGACGATAAAGTCAAG TGTCAAAGCTCATGACCCAGACGAAAATCAAAATGCCAGGATATCTTATATTCTAGAAGAAAGCGACCTGGGCGGCTCTCCTGTAGGAACGTACGTTTCCGTTAACGCGGAGAGCGGGGTTGTATACGCAGTGCGCCCTTTTGATTATGAGCAGATCAAAAACATTCAGATAACTATAAATGCGCAGGATGGCGGCTCTCCTTCGCTTTGTAGCAACGTAACCGTTAACATTTATATCCAAGACCAGAACGACAACGCGCCTCAGGTCCTGTATCCGGTCCAGTCTGGTGCTTCTGTGGTGGCTGAAATAGTGCCTCGTTCGGCAGATGTGGGTTATCTGGTCACTAAAGTGGTGGCTGTTGATGTGGACTCTGGACAGAATGCCTGGCTCTCATATAAACTGCAGAAAGCCACAGACAGGGCGCTGTTTGAAGTGGGCTTACAGAATGGAGAAATAAGAACTGTACGtcaagtgacagataaagatgcTGTGAAACAAAGGCTCACTGTTGTAGTGGAGGACAACGGGCAGCCCTCTCGTTCAGCTACAGTCAATGTGAACGTGGCGGTGGCGGACAGCTTCCCTGAAGTGCTCTCCGAGTTCACTGACTTTACGCACGACAAGGAATACAACGACAACCTGACTTTTTATCTCGTCTTGGCCTTGGCTGCCGTTTCATTTCTTTTTATAACATGTCTAGTCGTCATCATCTCTGTTAAAATTTACAGATGGAGGCAATCTCGCTTGTTCTTTTCGTCAAACCTTCCCGTTATTCCGTACTATCCGCCGCGTTACGCAGACACTGTGGGCACAGGAACTTTGCAGCAAGCGTATAATTATGAGGTTCACAGCACGACAGATTCAAGGAGGAGTGACTATAAATTTGTCGGACCCTGTAATCAGAACGTGTTGATAATGGACCCCAATTCTACACTTACCATCCAGCGCGTGCAAAGTGAGAAAAACATCCTGGATGAACCAGATTCTCCGGTTCAGGTGAGACTGTAG
- the LOC127663424 gene encoding protocadherin beta-14-like, with the protein MSDRTMARQVLLFIWFLSLSSALGQVSYSIPEEMAKGSLVGNIAQDLGLDLKRLKSGKARIYTGDSAEYIELNKERGVLLIKERIDREALCGQTTPCALHLQIILENPMEFYSVNVEVLDINDNAPFFEKSEINFRISESATIGTKFTIEPARDLDVGINGLENYLLKPTDNFALKFKKPTRRATYRNDFTKALGPRKAGEHVFNISCHRRGDPQMSGNIQINIIILDVNDNAPVFTQSVYKSTVNENSHKGNSCSYSKCVGSRSRSKR; encoded by the coding sequence ATGTCGGACAGAACAATGGCGCGGCAAGTACTGCTGTTTATTTGgtttctctctctcagttcaGCTCTCGGGCAGGTCAGTTACTCCATTCCTGAGGAAATGGCGAAAGGCTCTTTAGTCGGTAACATAGCGCAGGatttgggtttagatttaaagaGACTGAAATCGGGTAAAGCCCGTATTTATACCGGAGACAGCGCTGAATACATCGAGCTGAATAAAGAAAGAGGAGTCCTCCTTATCAAAGAGAGAATAGACCGAGAGGCGCTATGCGGACAGACAACGCCTTGCGCACTACATCTACAGATTATTCTGGAGAACCCGATGGAATTTTACAGCGTTAATGTTGAGGTGCTGGATATAAATGACAACGCACCATTTTTTGAAAAAAGTGAAATTAATTTTAGGATTAGTGAATCTGCTACGATTGGTACAAAATTTACGATAGAGCCTGCTAGAGATCTTGACGTTGGAATTAACGGTTTGGAAAACTACTTACTAAAACCAACAGATAATTTTGCCTTGAAATTCAAAAAGCCAACCAGGAGGGCAACATATCGAAATGATTTTACAAAAGCCCTTGGACCGCGAAAAGCAGGAGAACATGTTTTTAACATTAGCTGCCACAGACGGGGAGATCCTCAAATGTCTGgtaatatacaaataaacattattattttagatGTAAACGATAACGCTCCTGTTTTCACACAGTCTGTGTATAAATCAACTGTAAATGAAAATTCACATAAAGGGAACAGTTGTAGCTACAGTAAGTGCGTCGGATCCAGATCAAGGAGTAAACGGTGA
- the LOC127663253 gene encoding protocadherin beta-16-like has protein sequence MAKGSLVGNIAQDLGLDLKRLKSGKARIYTGDSAEYIELNKERGVLLIKERIDREALCGQTTPCALHFQIILENPIEFYHITAEVTDINDNYPYFSKPETYFEMSESAVNGAKFYIEQAVDLDVGTNDIQSYALSSSEHFALKLHSQADGRKAVEMVLQKPLDREKEEHIALVLTAVDGGDPHLSGTSQIRIKVLDVNDNAPVFTHSVYKATVTENSPKGTVVMRVEASDADQSTNGKIDYSITNTHDGVPETFEINSQNGELRIIGVIDYEKARNYQINVRASDHGGLSDSSKIMIDVLDVNDNTPVINIMSKSAMLSEDIKPGTVVTVINTQDLDSNDNGKVQCFINENYPFALMTTTSNFFSLVTDGDLDRERDSEYNISVTCADEGVPSLSSSVTLSLQISDVNDNAPVFDKSSYEASVQENNTPGLSIFTVRARDADFNQNARVSYILEDSSVNGVPVSSLVSVSADSGVIHAVRSFDYEQIKDFPFRDQNDNAPQVLYPVQSGASVVAEIVPRSADVGYLVTKVVAVDVDSGQNAWLSYKLQKATDRALFEVGLQNGEIRTVRQVTDKDAVKQRLTVVVEDNGQPSRSATVNVNVAVADSFLKCSPTILSVKCYRWRRERMYYKSGANLPVIPYYPPLYADVGGTGTLQHVYNYEVCRTTDPRKSDLKYVRPCSESIISLDTSGAQTLTHAQREKLTSEEFHDQCR, from the exons ATGGCGAAAGGCTCTTTAGTCGGTAACATAGCGCAGGatttgggtttagatttaaagaGACTGAAATCGGGTAAAGCCCGTATTTATACCGGAGACAGCGCTGAATACATCGAGCTGAATAAAGAAAGAGGAGTCCTCCTTATCAAAGAGAGAATAGACCGAGAGGCGCTATGCGGACAGACAACGCCTTGCGCACTacattttcagattattttagaAAATCCTATTGAATTTTACCACATCACTGCTGAGGTAACCGATATCAATGATAATTACCCTTATTTCAGTAAACCAGAAACCTATTTTGAAATGAGTGAATCCGCCGTAAATGGGGCGAAGTTCTATATAGAGCAAGCCGTGGATCTAGATGTTGGGACGAATGATATCCAAAGCTACGCACTTTCATCTAGCGAACATTTTGCATTAAAACTGCATAGTCAAGCAGATGGTAGGAAAGCGGTTGAGATGGTCTTACAAAAACCTCTCGATCGAGAGAAAGAGGAACATATTGCTTTAGTTTTGACAGCCGTTGATGGAGGTGATCCGCATCTTTCTGGAACATCACAGATACGTATTAAAGTGCTTGATGTAAATGACAATGCACCTGTTTTCACACATTCTGTATATAAAGCCACTGTCACAGAGAATTCGCCGAAAGGGACTGTCGTCATGAGAGTCGAAGCCTCTGATGCAGATCAGAGCACAAACGGTAAAATTGATTATTCAATTACCAATACTCACGATGGTGTCCCTGAAACGTTTGAAATAAACAGTCAAAATGGTGAATTGAGAATAATTGGTGTTATCGATTACGAAAAAGCCAGGAACTATCAGATTAATGTTAGAGCGAGTGATCATGGTGGTCTATCAGATTCAAGTAAAATAATGATCGACGTTTTAGATGTCAATGATAATACAccagtaatcaatattatgtcaaagTCAGCTATGCTATCAGAAGATATTAAACCTGGCACTGTTGTTACTGTTATAAACACACAAGACTTGGATTCTAATGACAACGGCAAGGTCCAGTGCTTTATTAATGAAAATTATCCATTCGCCTTAATGACGACCACTTCTAATTTCTTTAGTTTGGTCACAGATGGTGATTTAGATCGGGAGAGAGATTCTGAGTATAACATCAGTGTGACGTGCGCTGATGAGGGCGTGCCCTCTCTCTCCAGCAGCGTCACTCTCTCCTTACAGATATCAGATGTGAATGATAACGCGCCTGTGTTTGACAAGAGCTCATATGAGGCCTCTGTTCAAGAAAACAACACACCGGGTCTTTCCATATTCACAGTCAGAGCCAGAGACGCAGATTTTAACCAGAATGCCCGTGTGTCTTACATACTGGAGGACTCCTCTGTTAACGGAGTGCCCGTCTCCTCGTTGGTGTCCGTTAgtgctgatagtggagtcataCATGCAGTGCGATCTTTCGATTACGAGCAGATCAAAGATTTCCCGTTCCGC GACCAGAATGACAACGCGCCTCAGGTTCTGTATCCGGTCCAGTCTGGTGCTTCTGTGGTGGCTGAAATAGTGCCTCGTTCGGCAGATGTGGGTTATCTGGTCACTAAAGTGGTGGCTGTTGATGTGGACTCTGGACAGAATGCCTGGCTCTCATATAAACTGCAGAAAGCCACAGACAGGGCGCTGTTTGAAGTGGGCTTACAGAATGGAGAAATAAGAACTGTACGtcaagtgacagataaagatgcTGTGAAACAAAGGCTCACTGTTGTAGTGGAGGACAACGGGCAGCCCTCTCGTTCAGCTACAGTCAATGTGAACGTGGCGGTGGCGGACAGCTTCCTGAAGTGCTCTCCGA CCATACTGTCAGTCAAATGCTACAGATGGAGACGTGAGCGGATGTATTACAAATCTGGCGCGAATCTGCCGGTTATTCCGTATTATCCGCCTCTTTACGCAGACGTAGGGGGCACAGGAACTTTACAGCACGTGTACAATTATGAGGTTTGCAGAACCACTGACCCCAGAAAGAGTGATCTGAAATACGTCAGACCTTGCAGTGAGAGCATCATTAGTCTGGACACCAGTGGAGCACAGACACTCACGCATGCGCAGAGAGAGAAACTGACCAGTGAAGAGTTTCATGATCAG TGTCGCTGA
- the LOC127663252 gene encoding protocadherin beta-16-like, with protein MSDRTMARQVLLFIWFLSLSSAHGQVSYSIPEEMAKGSLVGNIAQDLGLDLKRLKSGKARIYTGDSAEYIELNKERGVLLIKERIDREALCGQTTPCALHLQIILENPMELFRVTVEITDINDNFPNFKRDERRFEISESAVIGSKFMLEKAIDADIGANDLQSYSLQPTDHFNLKLHGQSDGSKKVEMILQKPLDREQQEDMSLVLTAMDGGDPPKSGTVQIHITVLDVNDNAPVFTKPIYRTIITENSQRGTPVVTVSASDSDKGTNGEVSYLVANSDGLSDIFQIDENGLVTLVGKIDYEISKHYQIDIEAVDNGGLSDSSKIIVDVIDVNDNAPVITVMSTSLTIAEDSLQSTVIAIISVNDPDSESNGQVQCSVNENIPFTIKSTSNGFYSIVTDGDLDRERDSEYNISVTCADEGVPSLSSSVTLSLQISDVNDNAPVFDKSSYEASVQENNTPGLSIFTVRARDADFNQNARVSYILEDSSVNGVPVSSLVSVSADSGVIHAVRSFDYEQIKDFPFRVKAQDGGSPSLSSNVSVKILIQDQNDNAPQILYPVQSGASVVAEIVPRSADVGYLVTKVVAVDVDSGQNAWLSYKLQKATDRALFEVGLQNGEIRTVRQVTDKDTVKQRLTVVVEDNGQPSRSATVNVNVAVADSFPEVLSEFTDFTHDKEYNDNLTFYLVLALAVVSFLFIVSIIAILSVKCYRWRRERMYYKSGANLPVIPYYPPLYADVGGTGTLQHVYNYEVCRTTDSRKSDLKYVRPCSESIISLDTSGAQTLPHAQRDKLTSEVFDDQV; from the exons ATGTCGGACAGAACAATGGCGCGGCAAGTACTGCTGTTTATTTGgtttctctctctcagttcaGCTCACGGGCAGGTCAGTTACTCCATTCCTGAGGAAATGGCGAAAGGCTCTTTAGTCGGTAACATAGCGCAGGatttgggtttagatttaaagaGACTGAAATCGGGTAAAGCCCGTATTTATACCGGAGACAGCGCTGAATACATCGAGCTGAATAAAGAAAGAGGAGTCCTCCTTATCAAAGAGAGAATAGACCGAGAGGCGCTATGCGGACAGACAACGCCTTGCGCACTACATCTACAGATTATTCTGGAGAACCCGATGGAACTGTTTAGAGTAACTGTTGAAATTAcagacataaatgataattttccTAATTTTAAACGGGATGAAAGACGATTTGAGATTAGCGAATCAGCTGTAATAGGGTCAAAATTTATGCTGGAGAAAGCAATAGACGCAGATATTGGCGCAAATGACTTGCAGAGTTATTCTCTGCAACCTACcgatcattttaatttaaaacttcaTGGTCAGAGCGATGGGAGTAAAAAAGTGGAAATGATTCTACAAAAGCCTTTAGACCGTGAACAACAAGAGGACATGTCTCTGGTATTAACCGCAATGGACGGTGGAGATCCTCCTAAATCAGGGACTGTTCAAATACATATTACAGTGCTTGATGTAAACGATAATGCTCCagtttttactaagcctatttataGAACAATTATTACCGAGAACTCACAGAGAGGCACTCCTGTCGTCACTGTAAGTGCTTCTGATTCAGATAAAGGGACGAATGGAGAGGTGAGTTATTTAGTTGCAAACAGTGATGGGTTATCTGATATTTTCCAAATAGATGAAAATGGATTGGTGACATTAGTTGGAAAAATCGACTATGAAATATCTAAGCATTACCAAATTGATATAGAAGCAGTTGACAACGGAGGACTGTCTGACTCTAGCAAAATAATAGTCGACGTAATTGATGTAAATGACAACGCACCGGTCATCACAGTGATGTCAACATCTTTAACAATAGCAGAGGATTCGCTACAGAGTACTGTGATTGCCATAATCAGTGTTAATGATCCGGATTCAGAAAGTAATGGACAGGTTCAGTGCAGTGTTAATGAAAATATCCCTTTTACAATCAAATCAACTTCTAATGGATTTTATAGCATTGTGACAGATGGTGATTTAGATCGGGAGAGAGATTCTGAGTATAATATCAGTGTGACGTGCGCTGATGAGGGCGTGCCCTCTCTCTCCAGCAGCGTCACTCTCTCCTTACAGATATCAGATGTGAATGATAACGCGCCTGTGTTTGACAAGAGCTCATATGAGGCCTCTGTTCAAGAAAACAACACACCGGGTCTTTCCATATTTACAGTCAGAGCCAGAGACGCAGATTTTAACCAGAATGCCCGTGTGTCTTACATACTGGAGGACTCCTCTGTTAACGGAGTGCCCGTCTCCTCGTTGGTGTCCGTTAgtgctgatagtggagtcataCATGCAGTGCGATCTTTCGATTACGAGCAGATCAAAGATTTCCCGTTCCGCGTAAAAGCGCAAGACGGAGGCTCCCCTTCTCTCAGCAGCAACGTGAGTGTGAAAATCCTTATTCAGGACCAGAATGACAACGCGCCTCAGATTCTGTATCCGGTCCAGTCTGGTGCTTCTGTGGTGGCCGAAATAGTGCCTCGTTCGGCAGATGTGGGTTATCTGGTCACTAAAGTGGTGGCTGTTGATGTGGACTCTGGACAGAATGCCTGGCTCTCATATAAACTGCAGAAAGCCACAGACAGGGCGCTGTTTGAAGTGGGCTTACAGAATGGAGAAATAAGAACTGTACGtcaagtgacagataaagatACTGTGAAACAAAGGCTCACTGTTGTAGTGGAGGACAACGGGCAGCCCTCTCGTTCAGCTACAGTCAATGTGAACGTGGCGGTGGCGGACAGCTTCCCTGAAGTGCTCTCCGAGTTCACTGACTTTACGCACGACAAGGAATACAACGACAACCTGACTTTTTATCTCGTCTTGGCCTTGGCTGTAGTTTCCTTTCTCTTTATCGTGTCTATCATAGCCATACTGTCAGTAAAATGCTACAGATGGAGACGTGAGCGGATGTATTACAAATCTGGCGCGAATCTGCCGGTTATTCCGTATTATCCGCCTCTTTACGCAGACGTAGGGGGCACCGGAACTTTACAGCACGTGTACAATTATGAGGTTTGCagaaccactgactccagaaagaGTGATCTGAAATACGTCAGACCTTGCAGTGAGAGCATCATTAGTCTGGACACCAGTGGAGCACAGACACTCCCGCATGCGCAGAGAGACAAACTGACCAGTGAAGTGTTTGATGATCAG GTATAA